A single genomic interval of uncultured Sunxiuqinia sp. harbors:
- a CDS encoding SusC/RagA family TonB-linked outer membrane protein — protein sequence MKKKIIYACSALLAILSFGVGRGQAQENPDSIVSVALEAQPESSFLMADSIVNVAFSSQAQKDILGAVSSVNVKALLEKSYQTYSLDGISGLVGGYTWNIWGQSSPLILVDGIPRSASDLHATEVESVTVLKGASSVVLYGSKAANGAILITTKRGKEQPLTIKARVNTGIYVPKSYPKYLGAADYMTLYNEASDNDGVARIYDDATIYNTAEGVNPYKYPDISYLSSKYLKEFYNKTDATVEIFGGDSKTKYYTNFGMSYNDDIVNYGEQSKNHDLNFRVRGNVDMQLTDWLSAKTDAAVIFNNSYIGRGDFWGSSATMRPNWYTQFVPITMIDANNTDLQSIIENSNHIIGGEYLLGGNNAVQTNAFSDMLEAGYVRYKTRVFQFKVNANADLSGITKGLSFKNVFGIDYNNYYSEAFKVGYATYQPTWSTMNGEDIIIGLTKYGDDTNSTNEYIGDSSYKQTISFFSQLNYLRTFASVHNVSGNLIAWGFQSSNSVDEGHDGSDYHRQSNANIGIQATYNYAHKYYLDFSGAIIHSAKLPKNNRNAFSPTVSLGWRISDENFMKNASFVDNLKFNGSYAIINQDINIDNYYMYRGYYDDSAWYQWRDNAMGGWSVVSVRGSNPDLDFVTREEYRFGLEGALFNNKVAFDVNYFNVKTDGLLTQGANTIYPSYYSRSDYSYLPYINFNQDERNGLDFSVSHNNKLGDFEYNIGFTGMIYNSEAKVRDEVYQDDYQYRAGKPIDASFGYVAEGFFVDDEDIASHATQTFGDVYPGDLKYKDMNNDDIIDSRDQVQLGKSGSSASPLTYGINLTLKYKNWTLFAMGQGQSGAIGYKSSPYYWVYGNRKYSEEVLGRWTSETAATATYPRLTTTSNTNNFRNSTFWRYKNDRFDLTKVQLSYNFPETMFSSRSLISELGIYVNGQNLLTISKEREMMEMNVGNAPQYRFYNIGIKAAF from the coding sequence ATGAAGAAAAAAATTATATATGCCTGTTCAGCTCTATTGGCCATACTAAGTTTTGGTGTGGGAAGGGGGCAAGCGCAGGAAAACCCAGATAGCATTGTATCTGTCGCATTAGAAGCACAGCCTGAAAGCAGTTTTCTAATGGCAGACTCAATTGTTAATGTTGCATTTAGCAGTCAGGCTCAAAAAGATATTCTTGGCGCGGTTTCATCGGTGAATGTTAAGGCTTTGCTGGAAAAGAGTTATCAAACATATTCGCTTGATGGGATTAGTGGCTTGGTAGGTGGGTATACCTGGAATATTTGGGGACAATCGTCGCCCTTAATTCTGGTGGATGGTATCCCCCGAAGTGCGTCTGATCTTCATGCTACCGAAGTTGAGTCTGTTACTGTGTTGAAAGGAGCCAGTTCAGTTGTGCTTTACGGTAGTAAAGCCGCAAACGGTGCCATACTAATTACAACAAAACGGGGTAAGGAACAACCTTTAACAATTAAAGCCCGTGTAAATACAGGAATCTACGTACCTAAAAGTTATCCGAAGTATCTTGGTGCTGCTGATTATATGACATTGTATAACGAAGCATCAGACAATGATGGTGTAGCTCGTATTTACGACGACGCAACAATATATAATACTGCTGAGGGAGTTAATCCTTATAAATATCCGGATATCAGTTATTTATCTTCCAAATATTTAAAAGAGTTTTATAACAAAACTGATGCTACTGTAGAGATATTTGGAGGAGACAGTAAAACCAAATACTATACAAACTTTGGGATGAGTTATAACGACGATATTGTAAATTATGGCGAGCAAAGTAAAAATCACGACCTTAATTTTAGGGTGCGAGGTAATGTTGATATGCAACTAACAGATTGGCTTTCTGCTAAAACCGATGCCGCAGTTATTTTCAACAATAGCTATATTGGACGTGGCGATTTTTGGGGGAGCAGTGCTACCATGCGGCCAAATTGGTATACTCAATTTGTGCCTATTACTATGATTGATGCTAACAATACCGACTTACAGAGTATTATTGAAAACAGTAATCATATTATTGGTGGTGAATATTTGTTAGGAGGTAATAATGCTGTACAAACAAACGCATTTTCCGATATGCTGGAAGCAGGATATGTTCGCTATAAAACTCGTGTTTTTCAATTTAAAGTAAATGCAAACGCCGATTTAAGCGGAATAACCAAAGGCCTTTCTTTTAAAAATGTATTTGGTATTGATTATAATAATTACTATTCAGAGGCCTTTAAGGTTGGTTATGCTACTTATCAGCCTACTTGGTCAACCATGAATGGTGAGGACATCATTATTGGACTTACGAAATATGGAGACGATACCAATTCGACAAACGAGTATATTGGTGATTCGAGTTACAAACAGACAATCTCATTCTTTTCGCAACTTAATTACCTCAGAACATTTGCATCAGTGCATAATGTTTCAGGTAACTTAATTGCATGGGGGTTTCAATCCAGTAATTCGGTAGACGAAGGGCATGATGGTAGCGATTATCACAGACAAAGTAATGCAAACATTGGCATACAGGCTACTTATAATTATGCACATAAGTATTATCTTGATTTTTCGGGAGCTATTATTCATTCAGCAAAATTGCCGAAGAATAACAGAAATGCGTTTTCGCCTACTGTATCTCTAGGTTGGAGGATTAGCGATGAGAATTTTATGAAAAATGCATCGTTTGTCGATAACTTGAAATTTAATGGATCTTATGCAATTATAAATCAGGATATTAATATTGACAACTACTATATGTATAGGGGATATTATGATGATTCAGCATGGTATCAATGGAGAGATAATGCAATGGGAGGCTGGTCTGTTGTTTCTGTCAGAGGCTCTAATCCTGATTTGGATTTTGTTACACGTGAAGAATACAGATTTGGTTTGGAAGGTGCATTGTTTAACAACAAAGTAGCGTTTGATGTTAATTATTTCAATGTAAAAACAGATGGTTTGTTAACTCAGGGGGCCAATACTATTTATCCTTCGTATTATTCAAGGTCTGATTACTCCTATCTGCCCTATATTAATTTTAATCAGGATGAGAGGAACGGATTGGATTTTTCTGTTTCGCACAATAATAAACTTGGCGATTTCGAATACAATATTGGTTTTACTGGGATGATTTATAACTCGGAAGCAAAAGTTCGAGATGAAGTATATCAGGATGATTACCAATATAGAGCAGGTAAACCCATTGATGCATCTTTTGGTTATGTTGCCGAAGGTTTCTTCGTTGATGATGAAGATATTGCCAGCCATGCAACGCAAACATTTGGAGATGTTTATCCGGGCGATCTGAAATATAAAGATATGAACAATGATGATATTATTGATTCTCGTGACCAAGTTCAACTTGGAAAATCCGGTTCATCAGCTTCTCCGCTTACATACGGTATAAACCTGACATTAAAATATAAGAATTGGACGTTGTTTGCGATGGGACAAGGACAATCTGGAGCAATTGGGTATAAAAGCTCTCCTTATTACTGGGTATACGGAAATCGTAAATATTCAGAAGAAGTATTGGGGCGCTGGACTTCTGAAACAGCAGCTACAGCAACTTATCCTAGGTTAACTACTACATCCAATACTAACAATTTTAGAAATTCAACTTTTTGGAGGTACAAGAATGATCGTTTCGATCTAACTAAAGTCCAGCTATCATACAATTTCCCTGAAACGATGTTTAGTAGCAGATCGTTGATCAGCGAATTAGGGATATACGTCAACGGGCAAAACCTTTTGACAATATCAAAAGAACGTGAAATGATGGAAATGAATGTTGGAAATGCTCCTCAGTACCGTTTCTATAACATAGGTATAAAAGCTGCATTCTAA
- a CDS encoding RagB/SusD family nutrient uptake outer membrane protein has protein sequence MKRYILFLLVSLFILSSCDDLLEPAIENFKDLDLMYTDPIFAQGVLTATYRYIPNTYNNIDYATDDAVTNDRANSYLVMATGSWTASSNPVNMWVDGYGAIQSINTFLKRCDDVDWADDPEAAELFNLRLKGEAYGLRGIFMYYLLRNHGGYSSSGELLGVPIIKEFQDANADFNVPRSSYQECVDQIISDLDSAILLLPVRYKDVASLDLVPEKYRDKVSMSGTYNRVMGDLFKQLVDGQIAMAYRSKVSLLAASPAFQDGANTTTWEDAAEYAADVLEQIGGLSGLDPNGNTYFANNEELDALKEGNNPAEILWRNNIASLTSSQEEANFPPSLFGSGKMNPTQNLVSAFPDSNGYPITHASSEYDPANPYTSRDPRLSQYIVYNGSPIGVNDTPILTGSNSGTDDGINIRETSTRTGYYMKKRMRMDVNYDNAGGSWQGKNNYTPRIRYTEIFLNYAEAANEAYGPTGMAPNASYSAVDVIRAIRERALGITEDPYLDEVSGDKERMRELIRNERRLELCFEGFRFWDLRRWNVDLTETAKGYDASTGEVFDVEARSYADYENYGPIPYSEILKYSNLVQNKGWE, from the coding sequence ATGAAAAGATATATTTTATTCCTTTTGGTCAGTTTATTCATTCTGTCAAGCTGCGATGACCTGCTAGAGCCGGCAATTGAGAACTTTAAAGATCTCGACCTAATGTACACTGACCCTATTTTCGCACAGGGTGTATTAACGGCGACATATCGTTATATTCCGAACACATACAATAACATTGACTATGCGACGGATGATGCTGTGACAAATGACCGTGCTAATTCATATTTGGTAATGGCAACTGGTTCATGGACAGCCTCAAGTAACCCTGTTAACATGTGGGTTGACGGTTACGGTGCAATTCAATCTATAAATACATTTTTGAAAAGATGTGATGATGTTGATTGGGCTGATGATCCGGAAGCAGCAGAACTTTTTAATTTAAGATTGAAAGGCGAAGCATACGGTTTAAGAGGCATATTCATGTACTACCTTTTAAGAAACCATGGTGGTTATTCAAGTAGTGGCGAATTATTAGGTGTCCCTATTATAAAAGAGTTTCAGGACGCCAATGCTGATTTTAATGTGCCGCGTTCCTCTTATCAGGAGTGTGTAGATCAGATTATCAGCGACTTGGATAGTGCCATTTTGTTACTTCCTGTTAGATATAAAGATGTTGCTTCTTTAGATTTGGTTCCTGAAAAATACAGAGATAAAGTCTCTATGTCGGGTACATACAACAGAGTGATGGGCGATTTATTTAAACAGCTAGTAGATGGACAAATTGCAATGGCTTATCGTTCAAAGGTCTCGCTGTTAGCAGCAAGCCCGGCTTTTCAGGATGGGGCAAACACTACGACATGGGAAGATGCTGCTGAATATGCTGCCGATGTGTTGGAGCAGATAGGTGGTTTGTCAGGACTCGATCCAAATGGAAATACGTATTTTGCAAATAATGAAGAATTGGATGCTTTGAAAGAAGGAAATAACCCTGCAGAAATACTGTGGCGAAATAACATTGCGAGTCTAACTTCTTCTCAAGAAGAAGCCAATTTTCCTCCGTCGTTATTTGGTAGTGGAAAGATGAATCCTACCCAAAACTTGGTTAGTGCATTCCCTGATAGCAATGGTTATCCAATTACGCATGCATCAAGTGAATATGATCCTGCTAACCCGTATACAAGCAGAGATCCTCGTCTATCGCAGTACATTGTATACAATGGCAGTCCTATAGGGGTGAATGATACACCAATACTAACAGGTAGTAACTCCGGAACTGATGATGGAATTAATATTCGAGAAACATCCACTCGTACAGGCTACTATATGAAAAAGCGTATGCGAATGGATGTAAACTATGACAATGCCGGTGGGTCGTGGCAAGGTAAAAACAATTATACACCTCGAATCAGGTATACAGAAATCTTTCTCAACTATGCCGAAGCTGCTAACGAAGCATACGGTCCTACAGGTATGGCTCCAAATGCAAGCTATTCTGCTGTAGATGTAATTAGAGCCATTAGAGAAAGAGCACTAGGAATTACCGAAGATCCATACCTTGACGAGGTGTCTGGAGATAAAGAAAGAATGCGAGAATTGATTCGAAATGAAAGAAGACTTGAGCTTTGTTTCGAAGGATTTAGGTTCTGGGATTTAAGAAGGTGGAACGTTGATTTAACCGAAACTGCAAAAGGTTATGATGCTAGCACAGGAGAGGTATTCGACGTCGAAGCTCGTTCTTATGCCGACTATGAAAACTATGGTCCAATTCCGTACAGTGAAATACTGAAGTATAGCAATCTTGTACAGAACAAAGGCTGGGAATAA
- a CDS encoding DUF5627 domain-containing protein: MAVLAAGVLFSCDNQDVSFPDFDYTTVYFANQYPLRTLELGNDPQVDNSLDNEHKVKITATIGGVYANNEDRIIDISVDESLCDGVSFVDGPELLPMPASYYSLETNQIVIKAGDILGGVVVQLTDAFFNDPLSISNKYAIPLVMTGVTNADSILSGKAIVANPNRMVGANWQITPKDYVLYAVKYVNPWDANYLRRGVDVITNGSNSSTVVRHKEYVEKDELVELTTVSLSEVKFMPDGYTSHYGIHLPLSVKFAFNENQECSITSENQSIQVNDSVRVYNIVAQGNGEFMPDGEENSIGGFDRDAIYLDYEVAFEVETTFPKSGDAPVYEVQHYVTKDTLVCRDRGIVPEYYGITVE, from the coding sequence TTGGCGGTTCTTGCAGCAGGAGTTTTGTTTTCCTGCGATAATCAAGACGTCTCTTTTCCTGATTTCGATTATACTACTGTATATTTCGCCAATCAGTACCCGTTAAGAACCTTAGAGTTAGGAAACGATCCTCAGGTAGATAATTCCCTTGATAATGAGCATAAAGTTAAGATTACAGCTACCATAGGAGGAGTGTATGCTAACAATGAAGATCGAATTATCGATATAAGTGTTGATGAATCACTATGCGATGGAGTTTCATTTGTTGACGGTCCAGAATTACTTCCTATGCCGGCCAGTTACTATAGCTTGGAAACAAACCAAATTGTAATTAAAGCAGGAGATATTCTTGGCGGTGTTGTGGTACAGTTGACGGATGCTTTCTTTAACGACCCACTTAGTATTAGCAATAAGTATGCAATTCCTTTGGTGATGACAGGTGTAACTAATGCAGATAGTATTTTGTCAGGTAAGGCGATTGTTGCCAATCCAAACCGAATGGTAGGTGCCAACTGGCAAATTACTCCAAAAGACTATGTTTTGTATGCGGTGAAGTATGTAAACCCCTGGGATGCAAACTATTTAAGAAGAGGTGTAGATGTAATTACAAATGGTTCGAATAGTTCAACAGTAGTTAGACATAAGGAATATGTAGAAAAAGATGAGCTTGTTGAATTGACAACTGTGTCATTATCCGAGGTAAAATTTATGCCAGACGGGTATACGAGCCATTATGGTATTCACTTACCATTGTCTGTAAAATTTGCTTTCAATGAAAATCAAGAGTGTAGCATAACTTCTGAAAATCAAAGTATCCAAGTCAATGACAGTGTTAGGGTTTATAATATTGTCGCTCAGGGTAATGGCGAGTTTATGCCAGACGGCGAAGAAAATAGTATTGGCGGTTTTGACCGGGATGCTATCTATTTGGATTATGAGGTCGCTTTTGAAGTTGAAACAACTTTTCCAAAATCCGGCGATGCACCTGTTTATGAGGTACAGCACTATGTAACCAAAGACACCTTGGTTTGCAGAGATAGAGGTATAGTGCCGGAGTACTATGGTATTACGGTTGAGTAG
- a CDS encoding endo-1,4-beta-xylanase — translation MKIFNIKNIALLTFILVLSSCAELDYKVDSGIEIDKPTSVIDEEELNTYDVLKSYAGELALGANANSDNISGNNPLSTLLETNFVEITPETELNPSVIVSNDGIYDFSAIESYFEKANERGFSIYGDALISSTNQNSTYQNSLIAPLTFYTPRLPNFVIPVPLNDGTFANWGVEGNLSVEDYLGNPCIKMVNGASEGDGNATSLQSPEYRVDEGAKFEITFYILSKTVGEGRVVFSGLNENEPELDWMGTGVASPTFTTKQGWNMIQFQVNDFDESGLFSFRVEMGYTPNATYFMNIEGLSLINVNGSVENPDEIFLECEEAQQIGQWMMLETGDETSISGGKYLAGLIDGVTETVHVNTGLPTDEANADAQFIYTFNVRTSGTYYVWLRHRCMAPFGGDDSWYFSIDNNEYYYPNGIENQNSDSWSWSKHFDGNGDAFELEAGEHTIAFKIRESGHYFDKIYITMTVNEPTGLGSAAIAQKEVNLDLTNEDKAKIVRKSMKTWISGALNTCKNEINAWTVVKEPMADFNPQELKTGRNTEQEDGEFYWQDYLGPNYAAEAFIMARDSAKTGDLLFISDYGLEKNLIKCRGLLAYIAYVESQGAIIDGISTQMHLSLSSDKDKIGSMFQLLAESGKMVRISELKVSLDTSEPTAEMLLEQADMYEAVLDMYNDYVPASQQYGISLAGANDANNEKYGLWNSNYNRKPAYAGFANGLSGE, via the coding sequence ATGAAAATATTTAACATAAAAAACATAGCCTTGTTGACCTTTATATTGGTTTTATCTTCTTGCGCAGAGCTCGATTATAAAGTTGATTCTGGTATTGAGATTGATAAACCAACGAGTGTCATCGATGAGGAAGAACTAAATACTTACGATGTTCTAAAATCATATGCCGGAGAACTTGCTTTAGGTGCGAATGCAAATTCCGACAATATCTCTGGAAACAATCCGCTGTCTACTTTATTAGAGACAAACTTTGTTGAAATAACACCTGAAACAGAATTGAACCCGAGCGTAATAGTGTCAAACGATGGAATTTACGATTTTTCTGCTATTGAAAGTTACTTCGAAAAAGCAAATGAAAGAGGATTTTCGATTTACGGAGATGCGCTGATATCAAGTACAAATCAAAATTCAACTTATCAGAATTCACTGATTGCACCTCTTACTTTTTATACACCTCGATTGCCTAACTTTGTCATTCCTGTTCCTTTAAACGATGGGACATTTGCAAACTGGGGTGTTGAAGGAAATCTCTCCGTAGAAGATTATTTGGGGAATCCGTGTATTAAAATGGTAAATGGTGCATCAGAAGGTGATGGCAATGCAACATCGTTACAATCGCCTGAATATAGAGTAGATGAAGGAGCCAAATTTGAAATAACCTTCTATATACTTTCTAAAACCGTAGGTGAAGGACGGGTCGTTTTTTCTGGCTTAAATGAAAACGAACCAGAGTTGGATTGGATGGGGACAGGAGTTGCTAGCCCTACATTCACAACTAAGCAAGGGTGGAATATGATCCAGTTTCAGGTTAATGACTTTGACGAAAGTGGACTTTTTTCATTTAGAGTTGAAATGGGATATACGCCGAATGCTACTTATTTCATGAACATTGAAGGCTTATCACTAATCAATGTGAATGGATCGGTAGAAAACCCGGATGAGATCTTCCTTGAATGTGAAGAAGCTCAGCAAATTGGGCAATGGATGATGTTGGAAACTGGAGATGAAACAAGTATTTCAGGAGGAAAGTATCTGGCAGGTTTAATTGATGGTGTAACAGAAACAGTCCATGTAAATACTGGTTTACCAACAGATGAAGCTAATGCCGATGCGCAGTTTATTTATACTTTTAATGTACGCACATCCGGAACTTACTATGTATGGTTAAGACACCGTTGTATGGCACCTTTTGGAGGTGATGATTCCTGGTATTTCAGTATCGATAACAATGAATATTATTATCCAAATGGTATCGAAAACCAAAACAGCGATTCTTGGTCTTGGTCGAAACATTTTGATGGAAATGGTGATGCTTTTGAATTAGAAGCCGGAGAACATACCATTGCATTTAAAATTAGAGAAAGTGGTCATTATTTCGATAAAATCTATATCACGATGACCGTAAATGAGCCTACAGGCCTAGGTAGTGCGGCAATTGCACAAAAGGAGGTAAATCTTGATCTTACCAATGAAGACAAGGCTAAGATTGTCCGTAAAAGTATGAAAACATGGATCTCGGGTGCTTTAAATACCTGTAAAAATGAAATAAATGCCTGGACTGTGGTAAAAGAACCTATGGCCGATTTTAATCCACAGGAACTTAAAACAGGAAGAAATACAGAGCAGGAGGATGGCGAATTTTACTGGCAGGATTACCTGGGGCCCAATTACGCCGCAGAAGCCTTTATTATGGCAAGAGACAGTGCTAAAACCGGAGACTTGTTGTTCATCAGCGATTATGGCTTAGAAAAAAATCTTATAAAATGCCGGGGCTTGTTAGCCTATATTGCTTATGTTGAAAGTCAGGGAGCTATAATTGATGGTATTTCAACTCAAATGCACCTTAGTCTTTCATCCGACAAGGATAAGATAGGCTCAATGTTTCAGTTGCTTGCTGAATCTGGAAAAATGGTGAGAATATCGGAGTTGAAAGTTTCATTAGACACGTCAGAGCCTACGGCTGAAATGCTTTTAGAGCAGGCAGATATGTATGAGGCGGTTCTGGATATGTACAATGATTATGTCCCTGCATCGCAGCAGTACGGAATTTCTCTTGCCGGAGCGAATGACGCTAACAATGAGAAATACGGATTATGGAATTCCAATTATAATCGTAAACCGGCATATGCTGGCTTTGCTAACGGTTTATCTGGCGAATAG
- a CDS encoding SGNH/GDSL hydrolase family protein, with protein MKTESNNHNASFPVRNSFRFQLLAILIGLIISSTGLLVCANSGLKTKPHEKTKWVGTWATAPQLVEPHNMPPEPGLSNNSIRQVVCVSIGGERVRVRFSNEFSESPVTMKTVQIAVSIEGSAIDESSVKELEFNGKHEVTMQPGEAITSDPLTFDLKPRMEVAVTIYFCETSPDVTGHPGSRTTSYLISGNNISEDADFSDAIKTDHWYVINGIDVEALKSAAAVAIIGNSITDGRGSGTNKQNRWPDILSQRLLENEETKEVAVLNMGIGGNCVLRGGLGPTALKRFGRDILKQHGVCWLIIMEGVNDLGGARSKEMAELVAKGLIEAYKTMIDEAHAQGIKVYGGTITPIMKSFYYTDYREVARNTVNEWIRTSGRFDAVVDFDKAIRNPEDNLTIFPEYQSGDYLHPNETGYIMMGKSIDLSLFEQDL; from the coding sequence ATGAAAACTGAATCAAATAATCATAACGCAAGCTTTCCCGTAAGAAATTCATTTCGGTTTCAACTTTTAGCTATATTAATTGGATTAATAATTAGTTCAACAGGTCTTTTAGTTTGTGCGAACTCCGGATTAAAGACAAAGCCGCACGAAAAAACAAAATGGGTTGGAACTTGGGCTACTGCTCCTCAATTGGTGGAACCCCATAATATGCCTCCCGAACCAGGATTGAGCAACAATTCTATACGACAGGTGGTGTGTGTCTCTATTGGTGGAGAAAGAGTGAGGGTACGCTTCTCTAATGAGTTTAGTGAAAGTCCTGTTACGATGAAAACAGTTCAAATTGCGGTTTCAATAGAAGGTAGTGCAATTGATGAATCATCTGTTAAAGAACTGGAGTTTAACGGAAAACATGAAGTTACAATGCAGCCGGGCGAAGCAATCACTTCGGATCCGTTGACATTCGATTTAAAACCGAGAATGGAAGTGGCTGTTACGATCTATTTTTGTGAAACATCTCCTGATGTGACTGGCCATCCCGGATCGCGAACTACATCTTATTTGATTTCAGGAAACAATATCTCGGAAGATGCGGATTTTTCGGACGCGATAAAAACCGACCATTGGTATGTAATCAATGGTATTGATGTTGAAGCACTCAAATCAGCTGCTGCTGTTGCAATAATAGGTAACTCCATTACAGATGGACGCGGATCGGGGACGAACAAGCAAAACCGATGGCCCGACATACTGTCACAGCGCCTCTTAGAAAATGAAGAAACCAAAGAGGTGGCAGTTTTAAATATGGGCATTGGCGGTAATTGTGTGCTGAGAGGAGGACTTGGGCCGACCGCACTCAAGCGGTTTGGACGCGACATCCTGAAACAGCATGGAGTATGTTGGTTAATCATAATGGAAGGAGTAAATGACCTTGGAGGTGCCAGAAGCAAGGAGATGGCAGAGCTGGTTGCTAAAGGATTAATTGAAGCTTACAAAACAATGATCGACGAAGCGCATGCTCAGGGAATAAAGGTTTATGGTGGAACCATTACGCCCATTATGAAATCATTTTATTATACCGATTACCGTGAAGTTGCACGTAATACAGTTAACGAGTGGATTCGAACGAGCGGTCGTTTTGACGCAGTTGTTGATTTTGATAAAGCAATCAGAAATCCTGAAGACAATTTAACCATTTTCCCTGAATATCAATCAGGAGACTACCTCCATCCGAACGAAACCGGATATATCATGATGGGTAAATCTATTGATCTTTCCTTATTTGAACAAGATTTATAA